ATAACATTTTTATCATTTTCAAAATTTAGGGGCAGTTCCTTTTCAGCTTTTGAACCAGTTATTCCAATAAAATAATTTTTATTTTTCTTCAATTTTTCAATAACTAAACGATATTTTTCTATAGGCCACATCTTTTCAGGTCTTTGGCTTCCAGGAGCGATTAATATTAACTTTTGCCCTTCATTTCCAAAATATCCATTATTTTCCAAAATTCTGTCAATTTTTGCAAAATCCTCCTTTGCAGGATAAATTCTAATCGGAATTTTTTCCCCTTTGTATTCCACCAAATCAAGCAATCTTTCCACTTCATGCTTTTTCATGTCATAATGAACTTTCTTATTTAGCAAAAATGAGCCTGTTGCCACATTAAATCCAGCAATATTCGGAATTTTTGCCAGTTTTGCAAGCAATATCGACTTTATAAATCTATGCGGTATTACTGCATAATCATATTTTTTTTGCTTCAAGATTTTTAACACTCTCAAAAATCCCTTTATTCCCTTATCTTTTCCCTTTTTATCATAAAGAATTATTTCATTCAAATTGGGATTATTGCTTATAACGCTCTTATTTGCCGGCAATGTCAAATAATCAATCTCTGATTTTGGATACATTTCCTTCAGTCTTTGAATCAATGGCGTAGACAAGACAATATCTCCAATAAATGCCGTATGTATTACCAATATTTTCATTTTTTCTCCTTAATCTGTATACAGAGTTATTATATCACATTTAGTGTCTTTTTATAATAGTTATTTTTACATTTTAGATTAACTTGTGCTAAATTTCTTTTAAAAAATAACAAAAAAAAGACATAGCTTATGATTAAATTCACTAAGTTATGTCCTTACCAATATTTTGGAATAAAACTAAAAAATAATTCAAATTATTTCAATACTTTCGACTCGAATTTTTTTCCACCATAATACAACATATATTTCTTATCTTGCAATGCTCCAGGATTTACAAATATTATACCATTTTTTTCTGCAAAGTATTCTTTGTGTGTATGTCCAAAAACACAAATTTCAGCCTTTTCCAAATGTGCCTTTTTCTCTAGTTCTTCAAGTGTCCGTTTCACATTATACAAGTGTCCATGTGTAAGAAATACCTTTTTCCCCATCAAGTCAAATATTCTCGTATCTCTGGACTCATAATCATCCATATCAGTATTCCCCTTTACAATAGCAAAAAGTACATCCCTATAAACTAATGACATATCAATTGCATCGGTGCTGTGATCTCCTGCAAAAATTACGATTTCTGGATTTTCCAGCTCCATCACCTGCTGAAAATAATCAAGTCTTCTGTGACTATCCGAACAAATTAATACTTTCATTAAATCTCCTCTCTCCATCTTTTAATTTTTCCCTACTGAAAAATTTTTTATTATATACTCAAACCTCTTTAAAATCAAACTGCCAAAACTAGACAACCTAAAAATTTTCAAAAAATTAGTTGCCATTTCAATCCAGCTTATAAACAGTTTTATCATCTT
The DNA window shown above is from Leptotrichia wadei and carries:
- a CDS encoding YfcE family phosphodiesterase, with the translated sequence MKVLICSDSHRRLDYFQQVMELENPEIVIFAGDHSTDAIDMSLVYRDVLFAIVKGNTDMDDYESRDTRIFDLMGKKVFLTHGHLYNVKRTLEELEKKAHLEKAEICVFGHTHKEYFAEKNGIIFVNPGALQDKKYMLYYGGKKFESKVLK
- a CDS encoding glycosyltransferase family 9 protein, encoding MKILVIHTAFIGDIVLSTPLIQRLKEMYPKSEIDYLTLPANKSVISNNPNLNEIILYDKKGKDKGIKGFLRVLKILKQKKYDYAVIPHRFIKSILLAKLAKIPNIAGFNVATGSFLLNKKVHYDMKKHEVERLLDLVEYKGEKIPIRIYPAKEDFAKIDRILENNGYFGNEGQKLILIAPGSQRPEKMWPIEKYRLVIEKLKKNKNYFIGITGSKAEKELPLNFENDKNVIDFRGEINLVEFGALISRADVVVGNDSSPIHIASGFEKPFVIGIFGPGKRSLGFFPWKEKSNVIEDNEFYENNIVKIPVHQHEYRKDYYKGIPEISIERVYEEIINHI